A window from Halomicrobium urmianum encodes these proteins:
- a CDS encoding helix-turn-helix transcriptional regulator has protein sequence MRRQVLWAVAVLVVVAALVPAAGSADEAGPLLAQPDGFDRTTFVVTVTENGSAEWTVKHSRRLANESERQQFEDYAERFQSEETEVYRNFVTRAERLVAVGENQTGREMRATGFDRDASVNVTTSFTDRGTVSLSFHWHGVARTDGDRVVVSDVFAGAFYIGEDQSLVVERGPNLAFARVEPDPTTQSSPGSLTDSEMVTWEGEREFGPSRPYIEFGPRELVESGGDGDARTDGTADDDSTTALPAEGDSGGLMWMAGAVALLVALVGGAVLHFGRPAVPWNDGDGGAAAEASAPEPDQEPESPAVPEEELLSDSDRVLQLLEDNGGRMKQVNIVEETEWSKSKVSMLLSDMEEDGEISKLRVGRENIISIAGEEPEAAGSPFENDE, from the coding sequence ATGCGTCGCCAGGTTCTGTGGGCTGTCGCCGTCCTCGTGGTGGTCGCAGCCCTCGTGCCCGCGGCCGGTAGCGCCGACGAGGCCGGACCGCTGCTGGCACAGCCCGACGGGTTCGACCGGACCACCTTCGTGGTGACCGTCACCGAGAACGGGTCCGCCGAGTGGACGGTGAAACACTCCAGACGCCTGGCGAACGAGAGCGAGCGCCAGCAGTTCGAGGACTACGCCGAGCGGTTCCAGTCCGAGGAGACGGAGGTCTACCGCAACTTCGTCACCCGCGCAGAGCGACTGGTCGCCGTCGGGGAGAACCAGACCGGACGCGAGATGCGCGCGACCGGCTTCGACCGGGACGCCTCGGTCAACGTGACCACGAGCTTCACCGACCGCGGGACCGTCTCCCTGTCCTTCCACTGGCACGGAGTAGCGCGGACCGACGGCGACCGGGTCGTCGTCAGCGACGTCTTCGCCGGCGCGTTCTACATCGGAGAGGACCAGTCGCTGGTGGTCGAGCGCGGCCCGAACCTCGCGTTCGCGCGCGTCGAGCCCGACCCGACGACGCAGTCCTCGCCGGGCTCGCTGACCGACAGCGAGATGGTCACCTGGGAGGGCGAGCGCGAGTTCGGCCCCAGCCGTCCCTACATCGAGTTCGGTCCGCGGGAACTGGTCGAGAGCGGCGGCGACGGCGACGCGCGGACCGACGGCACCGCCGACGACGACTCGACGACGGCGCTGCCCGCCGAGGGCGACAGCGGCGGGCTGATGTGGATGGCCGGCGCAGTCGCCCTGCTCGTCGCACTGGTCGGCGGCGCCGTCCTCCACTTCGGCCGCCCCGCCGTCCCCTGGAACGACGGCGACGGCGGTGCGGCGGCCGAGGCCAGCGCTCCCGAACCGGACCAGGAGCCCGAGTCCCCCGCGGTCCCGGAGGAGGAACTCCTCTCCGACAGCGACCGCGTGCTGCAGCTCCTGGAGGACAACGGCGGCCGCATGAAGCAGGTCAACATCGTCGAGGAGACCGAGTGGTCCAAGTCCAAGGTGAGCATGCTCCTCTCTGACATGGAGGAGGACGGCGAGATCAGCAAGCTCCGCGTCGGCCGGGAGAACATCATCAGCATCGCCGGCGAGGAGCCCGAGGCCGCGGGCTCCCCCTTCGAGAACGACGAGTGA
- a CDS encoding archease, giving the protein MPFQLREHTADVAVEATGETLGEAFAAVADGLTAAMCDDVPNGGERFDLEVAAEGREAALFDYLDELIYRRDVDSVLPADSEASVERVDGEWRVAATARGVPLSDVVARDVKAVTYSEMDLSETEGGWHAYVVFDV; this is encoded by the coding sequence GTGCCCTTCCAGTTGCGCGAACACACGGCGGACGTGGCCGTCGAGGCCACCGGCGAGACGCTGGGCGAGGCGTTCGCGGCCGTGGCGGACGGCCTGACGGCGGCCATGTGCGACGACGTCCCGAACGGCGGCGAGCGGTTCGACCTCGAAGTGGCGGCCGAGGGCCGCGAGGCCGCCCTCTTCGACTACCTGGACGAACTGATCTACCGACGGGACGTCGATAGCGTCCTGCCGGCGGACAGCGAGGCCTCCGTCGAGCGGGTCGACGGCGAGTGGCGGGTCGCGGCCACCGCCCGCGGCGTCCCGCTGTCCGACGTCGTCGCCCGGGACGTCAAGGCAGTCACCTACTCCGAGATGGACCTCTCCGAGACGGAGGGGGGCTGGCACGCCTACGTCGTCTTCGACGTCTGA
- a CDS encoding PAS domain-containing sensor histidine kinase encodes MGTPGSAPDVTRDDVRDLYGRLDRPSTPISAAGVAGKLECSRRTAEQRLADLEDRGELASTVVEGGPRVWWRPDDGGEVLDRDRNREELTALIDAVEDYAVSVLDPDGVVVDWNGGAGRLEGYASDDVVGEHVSTFYTEADVEDGVPERTLETAAAEGCVENEGWRVRADGSRFWASVTVTAVRDDDGELQGFTEVTRDVTDRREYERQLRRERDLVEQIVETVPVSICLVSSDGQFVHANQRMVDWLGISESDVADYCLDNWAVYDADEQPIPEDELPWVRVAERGASVRGFECRADVPNVGRRWLSIDAAPLEDTPRGNERIVVSVDDVTEQKYRQRHLRREYNQTEKLLRTAPVAIAVQNADRETILANERAQEAFGLSEQELKQNPVDEGDWAVCDADGDPLPPDETPSAKVLATGEPVFNQGIIMEPSDGDPMQFRVNAAPLLGEDGEVERVVTAGEEITELKRRERQLERQKTELETELSEILGRISDAFCALDAEWRFTHLNERAADVMRRSREELRGRVLWDVLADDAGDAFRERFHEAMDTQEPVSFEVSTEEPDAWLEVNAYPSETGLSVYFRDVTERIERERELIRYETIVETINDGIYVKDDDGRFTMVNDAYAELTGYDREELLGEHASLVVDEDAIDQSRAIRAAADGEDELNPSMEASILRADGSTVPAEGTLSTYTTDEGDRKQVGVVRDISERKERERRLEESERRYRTLAENFPNGAVVVYDQDLRFTLAKGSVLGGTLPTAERLEGARMPDVVPDDTVADLEPVFRAAVEDGETGRTTTEFGGRNWRVWATPLRDADGEIFAGMGLAQDITEQVERERRLQTLVDQLEESNERLEQFAYAASHDLQEPLRMVSSYLQLIERRYADAFDEDGREFLTFAVDGADRMREMIEGLLKYSRVDTRGDPLERVDLDDVVADVRADLQFKIEESGAEIDAGSLPAVEGDADQLRQLFQNLIDNAIEYSGDAPPSVEISAERDVDRWRIAVSDDGIGIDPAETDRIFEVFERLHTADEHDGTGIGLALCKRIVERHGGDLWVESEPGEGSTFALTLPAVDAAAGSDAESDPR; translated from the coding sequence ATGGGAACTCCGGGTTCGGCCCCGGACGTCACGCGGGACGACGTCCGGGATCTTTACGGCCGACTGGACAGGCCATCGACGCCGATATCCGCAGCCGGCGTGGCCGGGAAGCTAGAGTGTTCTCGTCGGACCGCGGAGCAGCGCCTGGCGGATCTCGAGGACCGCGGTGAACTGGCGTCGACCGTCGTCGAGGGCGGACCGCGGGTCTGGTGGCGACCGGACGACGGCGGGGAAGTCCTCGACCGGGATCGGAACCGCGAGGAACTGACCGCGCTCATCGACGCGGTCGAGGACTACGCCGTCTCGGTGCTCGACCCGGACGGCGTCGTCGTCGACTGGAACGGCGGCGCTGGGCGGCTGGAGGGGTACGCGTCGGACGACGTCGTCGGGGAGCACGTCTCGACGTTCTACACCGAGGCGGACGTCGAGGACGGCGTTCCCGAGCGGACCCTCGAAACCGCGGCGGCGGAGGGCTGCGTCGAGAACGAGGGGTGGCGCGTCCGCGCGGACGGCTCGCGGTTCTGGGCCAGCGTCACCGTCACGGCCGTCCGGGACGACGACGGCGAGCTACAGGGGTTCACGGAGGTGACGCGCGATGTGACCGACCGCCGCGAGTACGAACGGCAACTCCGGCGGGAACGGGACCTCGTCGAGCAGATCGTGGAGACCGTCCCGGTCAGCATCTGCCTGGTCTCGAGCGACGGTCAGTTCGTCCACGCCAACCAGCGGATGGTCGACTGGCTGGGTATCTCGGAGTCGGACGTCGCCGATTACTGCCTCGACAACTGGGCGGTGTACGACGCTGACGAGCAGCCGATTCCCGAGGACGAACTACCGTGGGTCCGGGTCGCGGAGCGCGGAGCGAGCGTGCGCGGGTTCGAGTGCCGGGCCGACGTTCCGAACGTGGGCCGCCGCTGGCTGTCGATCGACGCCGCGCCGCTGGAGGACACGCCGCGGGGCAACGAGCGGATCGTGGTCTCAGTCGACGACGTCACCGAGCAGAAGTACCGTCAGCGACACCTCAGGCGCGAGTACAATCAGACCGAGAAGCTGCTCCGGACGGCGCCCGTCGCGATAGCGGTCCAGAACGCCGACCGCGAGACGATACTGGCGAACGAGCGCGCGCAGGAGGCGTTCGGGCTCTCGGAACAGGAACTCAAGCAGAACCCCGTCGACGAGGGCGACTGGGCCGTCTGCGACGCCGACGGCGACCCCCTGCCGCCCGACGAGACGCCGTCTGCGAAGGTCCTGGCGACCGGCGAGCCCGTGTTCAACCAGGGGATCATCATGGAACCGTCGGACGGGGACCCCATGCAGTTCCGGGTCAACGCCGCGCCGCTGCTTGGAGAGGACGGCGAGGTCGAACGCGTCGTCACGGCCGGCGAGGAGATTACCGAGCTGAAGCGCCGGGAACGGCAGCTCGAACGGCAGAAGACGGAACTCGAGACCGAACTGAGCGAAATCCTGGGTCGGATATCGGACGCGTTCTGCGCGCTCGACGCGGAGTGGCGGTTCACGCACCTCAACGAGCGCGCCGCGGACGTCATGCGGCGGTCGAGGGAGGAGCTACGCGGCCGCGTACTCTGGGACGTGCTCGCCGACGACGCGGGCGACGCGTTCCGCGAGCGGTTCCACGAGGCGATGGACACGCAGGAGCCCGTCAGCTTCGAGGTGTCCACCGAGGAGCCCGACGCGTGGCTGGAGGTGAACGCGTACCCATCGGAGACGGGACTGTCAGTGTACTTCCGCGACGTCACCGAGCGGATCGAGCGCGAGCGGGAGCTGATCCGGTACGAGACCATCGTCGAGACGATCAACGACGGCATCTACGTGAAAGACGACGACGGCCGGTTCACCATGGTCAACGACGCGTACGCGGAGCTGACCGGCTACGACCGGGAGGAGCTGCTGGGAGAACACGCCTCGCTCGTCGTCGACGAGGACGCGATCGACCAGTCGAGGGCGATACGGGCGGCGGCCGACGGCGAGGACGAGTTGAACCCCTCGATGGAGGCGAGCATCCTGCGGGCGGACGGCTCGACGGTGCCGGCGGAGGGGACCCTGTCGACGTACACGACGGACGAGGGCGACCGGAAGCAGGTCGGCGTGGTCCGGGACATCTCCGAACGGAAAGAGCGCGAGCGAAGGCTGGAGGAGTCAGAGCGCCGGTACCGGACGCTGGCGGAGAACTTCCCGAACGGCGCGGTCGTCGTGTACGATCAAGACCTCAGATTCACGCTCGCGAAGGGGAGCGTGCTCGGCGGGACGCTGCCGACCGCGGAGCGCCTCGAGGGCGCCAGGATGCCGGACGTGGTCCCCGACGACACCGTCGCCGACCTCGAGCCGGTGTTCAGGGCCGCCGTCGAGGACGGGGAGACCGGGCGGACGACGACGGAGTTCGGCGGCCGGAACTGGCGCGTGTGGGCGACGCCGCTCCGAGACGCGGACGGGGAGATATTCGCCGGGATGGGCCTCGCTCAGGACATCACCGAACAGGTCGAGCGCGAGCGGCGGCTCCAGACGCTCGTCGACCAGTTAGAGGAGTCCAACGAGCGGTTAGAGCAGTTCGCCTACGCTGCCTCCCACGACCTGCAGGAGCCCCTTCGGATGGTCTCCAGCTACCTCCAGCTGATCGAGCGACGCTACGCGGACGCGTTCGACGAGGACGGCCGGGAGTTCCTGACGTTCGCCGTCGACGGGGCCGACCGGATGCGAGAGATGATCGAGGGGCTGCTGAAGTACTCCCGCGTCGACACGCGTGGGGACCCGCTCGAACGAGTCGACCTCGACGACGTCGTCGCGGACGTCCGGGCGGACCTCCAGTTCAAGATCGAGGAGAGCGGCGCCGAGATAGACGCCGGATCGTTGCCCGCCGTGGAGGGCGACGCCGATCAGCTCCGCCAGCTGTTCCAGAACCTGATCGACAACGCGATCGAGTACAGCGGTGACGCGCCCCCGAGCGTCGAGATATCGGCCGAACGGGACGTCGATCGGTGGCGAATCGCCGTCAGCGACGACGGTATCGGGATCGATCCGGCCGAGACCGATCGCATCTTCGAGGTGTTCGAGCGGCTCCACACCGCCGACGAACACGACGGGACGGGCATCGGCCTGGCGCTGTGCAAGCGTATCGTCGAGCGCCACGGCGGCGACCTCTGGGTCGAGTCCGAACCCGGCGAGGGGTCGACGTTCGCCCTCACGCTGCCGGCGGTGGACGCCGCGGCGGGGTCGGACGCGGAGTCAGACCCGCGGTAG
- a CDS encoding MutS-related protein, with translation MRLEEYWGIGPKTSELLAEELGVERAVEAIESADTRALTAAGLSRGRATRILRRATGAEAMDLLATRDARDVYKELLDLAEEHAVTDAAADRVRVLTPLPSREAMEERLDEVLAARDAWASLDEPTRADALSAFERRTNPEDDELGAVRAALALQEAGVDAGVFAPVADLDGAALGDAERALAGLQGGDRVGGGADEELDRLRERLGQVEDLAAAPADVVEELESAARRPSEFQDALSRHLVDEASVDAARVRDAMPGEAADAHEFVDASLRALSGDLREAVDERGREVAATLEADLDAARETVDRAVEAVDDAALYVSLARFAMAYDLTRPVLVEDRETVAVRGARNLSLAAAGVDVQAVTYAVGDHDMDGGREPPRGDRVAVLTGANSGGKTTLLETLCQVQLLAQMGLPVPAHEAEVGLVDAVVFHRRHASFNAGVLESTLRSVVPPLTDAGRTLMLVDEFEAITEPGSAAELLHGLVTLTVDRAALGVFVTHLADDLEPLPDAARTDGIFAEGLTPDLELSVDYQPRFGTVGKSTPEFIVSRLVANADDPVERSGFETLAEAVGEEAVQRTLSDARWSAN, from the coding sequence ATGCGACTGGAGGAGTACTGGGGCATCGGCCCGAAGACGAGCGAGTTGCTGGCGGAGGAACTGGGCGTCGAGCGGGCCGTCGAGGCGATCGAGTCCGCAGACACGCGGGCGCTGACCGCGGCGGGGCTCTCCCGCGGGCGGGCGACGCGGATCCTCCGGCGGGCCACCGGGGCAGAGGCGATGGACCTCCTTGCCACGCGGGACGCCCGCGACGTGTACAAGGAGCTGCTGGACCTGGCGGAGGAACACGCCGTCACCGACGCGGCGGCCGACCGGGTCCGGGTCCTGACGCCGCTGCCGTCCCGCGAGGCGATGGAGGAGCGCCTGGACGAGGTGCTGGCGGCGCGGGACGCCTGGGCGTCGCTGGACGAGCCGACGCGCGCGGACGCGCTGTCGGCGTTCGAGCGGCGGACGAACCCCGAGGACGACGAGCTCGGGGCGGTCCGGGCCGCGCTGGCGCTGCAGGAGGCGGGCGTCGACGCGGGCGTCTTCGCGCCCGTGGCCGACCTCGACGGGGCGGCGCTGGGGGACGCCGAGCGGGCGCTGGCGGGCCTGCAGGGCGGCGACCGCGTCGGCGGGGGCGCCGACGAGGAGCTCGACCGCCTGCGCGAGAGGCTTGGGCAGGTTGAGGACCTAGCCGCCGCGCCGGCTGACGTCGTCGAGGAACTGGAGTCCGCCGCGCGGCGACCGTCGGAGTTCCAGGACGCCCTCTCGCGGCACCTGGTCGACGAAGCCAGCGTCGACGCGGCCCGGGTCCGCGACGCGATGCCGGGCGAGGCCGCCGACGCCCACGAGTTCGTCGACGCGAGCCTGCGGGCGCTGTCCGGCGACCTCCGCGAGGCCGTCGACGAGCGCGGGCGCGAGGTGGCGGCGACGCTGGAGGCGGACCTCGACGCGGCGCGGGAGACGGTCGATCGGGCCGTCGAGGCGGTCGACGACGCGGCGCTGTACGTCTCGCTGGCCCGGTTCGCCATGGCCTACGACCTCACTCGTCCGGTGCTGGTCGAGGACCGGGAGACGGTCGCGGTGCGGGGGGCGCGCAACCTCTCGCTCGCGGCGGCCGGCGTGGACGTCCAGGCGGTCACCTACGCTGTCGGGGACCACGACATGGACGGAGGCCGCGAGCCGCCACGGGGCGACCGCGTGGCCGTCCTGACCGGGGCCAACTCCGGCGGGAAGACGACGCTGCTGGAGACGCTGTGCCAGGTCCAGCTACTGGCCCAGATGGGCCTGCCCGTCCCGGCCCACGAGGCGGAGGTGGGCCTGGTCGACGCCGTCGTGTTCCACCGCCGGCACGCCTCGTTCAACGCCGGGGTGCTGGAGTCCACGCTGCGGTCGGTCGTTCCGCCGCTGACCGACGCCGGCCGGACGCTGATGCTGGTCGACGAGTTCGAGGCCATCACGGAGCCGGGCAGCGCCGCGGAGCTGCTGCACGGGCTGGTGACGCTGACTGTCGACCGGGCGGCGCTGGGCGTGTTCGTCACCCACCTGGCCGACGACCTGGAGCCGCTGCCCGACGCGGCGCGCACCGACGGCATCTTCGCCGAGGGGCTGACTCCGGACCTGGAACTGTCCGTGGACTACCAGCCACGCTTCGGCACCGTCGGGAAGTCCACGCCTGAGTTCATCGTCTCGCGGCTGGTGGCGAACGCCGACGACCCCGTCGAGCGGTCGGGCTTCGAGACGCTCGCAGAGGCCGTCGGGGAGGAGGCCGTCCAGCGGACGCTCTCCGACGCGCGCTGGTCGGCGAACTGA
- a CDS encoding heavy metal translocating P-type ATPase has product MTEGTAGTDPPDDGGDELRLSVPDMDCASCAAKVESAADGVDGVEDVDTRPATGTVVVSVREAVAESAVADAIEGAGYSVPGADADGEEGGPASVWTSPRAIATGIGAVALFAGLLIEFGLVGIEVTVATVLGAPIGVADVLFLAAVALAGREIVRGGLYSARNVSLDIDFLMTTAIVAAISATLLSPEASLFSEAATLAVLFSTAELLEEHSMDRARSSLRELMDLSPDEATVRRDGEEVTVPVDDLSIGDRVVIPPGEKIPADGTVVEGASAVDESPITGESVPADKAVGDEVFAGTINEEGYLEVEVEAEPGDDTLSQIVRLVEDAEADKTEREQFVDRFSGYYTPLMVAVAVGVATIPPLAFGADWITWFVYGITMLVLACPCAFVISTPVTVVSGITSAAKNGVLIKGGDRLEAMGQVDAVALDKTGTITRGELSVTDVIPVGDRDEDDVLRCARGLEQRSEHPIGEAIVAHADERAVEGTEVGEFESLTGEGVRATLSGDPHYAGNPDLFEDLGFDLGRVHVLDGGDDLAAEVHHACERQGCLGLVEDAIPRLREEGKTVVLVGREDELEGVIAVADEVRPGAAWTVRRLRELGVETVMLTGDEERTARAIADEVGIDQVRAGLLPDEKVDAVEGLLEEYPDGVAMVGDGVNDAPALATATVGVAMGAAGTDAAIETADVALMADDVTKLPYLSELAADANGIIRQNIWASLGMKALLAVGVPLGYVTVAMAVLLGDAGMTVGVTGNAIRLSQVEPEEADAEPAPA; this is encoded by the coding sequence ATGACAGAGGGTACCGCAGGTACGGACCCGCCCGACGACGGCGGCGACGAGCTGCGCCTGTCCGTGCCGGACATGGACTGCGCGTCCTGCGCCGCGAAGGTAGAGTCGGCCGCCGACGGGGTCGACGGCGTCGAAGACGTAGACACGCGCCCGGCTACGGGGACGGTCGTCGTCAGCGTCCGCGAGGCGGTCGCGGAGAGCGCCGTCGCCGACGCCATCGAGGGGGCCGGGTACAGCGTGCCCGGCGCGGACGCGGACGGCGAGGAGGGAGGGCCCGCGAGCGTCTGGACGAGCCCCCGCGCGATCGCGACGGGGATCGGCGCGGTGGCGCTGTTCGCCGGCCTGCTGATCGAGTTCGGCCTCGTCGGGATCGAGGTGACCGTGGCGACGGTTCTGGGCGCCCCGATCGGCGTGGCCGACGTCCTCTTCCTCGCGGCCGTCGCGCTGGCCGGCCGCGAGATCGTCCGGGGCGGGCTCTACTCTGCTCGCAACGTCTCGCTGGACATCGACTTCCTGATGACGACGGCCATCGTCGCTGCCATCTCGGCGACGCTGCTCTCGCCCGAGGCCTCGCTGTTCTCCGAGGCGGCCACGCTGGCTGTCCTGTTCAGCACCGCAGAACTGCTGGAGGAGCACTCGATGGATCGGGCCCGCTCCTCGCTGCGCGAACTGATGGACCTCTCGCCCGACGAGGCGACAGTCCGGCGCGACGGCGAGGAGGTCACCGTCCCGGTCGACGACCTGTCGATCGGCGACCGCGTCGTGATCCCGCCCGGCGAGAAGATCCCGGCCGACGGCACCGTCGTCGAGGGGGCCAGCGCCGTCGACGAGTCCCCGATCACCGGCGAGAGCGTCCCCGCGGACAAGGCCGTCGGCGACGAGGTGTTCGCCGGTACGATCAACGAGGAGGGCTACCTCGAGGTCGAGGTCGAGGCCGAACCGGGCGACGACACCCTCTCGCAGATCGTCCGCCTCGTCGAGGACGCCGAGGCCGACAAGACCGAGCGCGAGCAGTTCGTCGACCGCTTCTCCGGCTACTACACGCCCCTGATGGTCGCCGTCGCCGTGGGCGTCGCGACGATTCCGCCCCTCGCCTTCGGCGCCGACTGGATCACGTGGTTCGTCTACGGGATCACGATGCTCGTGCTCGCCTGCCCCTGCGCGTTCGTCATCTCGACGCCGGTCACCGTAGTCTCGGGGATCACCAGCGCCGCGAAGAACGGCGTCCTGATCAAGGGCGGCGACCGCCTGGAGGCGATGGGGCAGGTCGACGCCGTCGCGCTGGACAAGACGGGTACCATCACCCGGGGCGAGCTGTCGGTGACGGACGTGATCCCCGTGGGCGACCGCGACGAGGACGACGTGCTCCGCTGCGCCCGCGGACTGGAACAGCGCTCCGAGCACCCCATCGGCGAGGCCATCGTCGCCCACGCCGACGAGCGCGCCGTCGAGGGGACCGAGGTCGGCGAGTTCGAGAGCCTCACCGGCGAGGGCGTCCGGGCGACGCTATCAGGCGACCCCCACTACGCCGGCAACCCGGACCTGTTCGAGGACCTCGGGTTCGACCTCGGCCGCGTCCACGTCCTCGACGGCGGCGACGACCTCGCGGCGGAGGTCCACCACGCCTGCGAGCGCCAGGGCTGTCTCGGCCTCGTCGAGGACGCCATCCCGCGGCTCCGCGAGGAGGGCAAGACCGTGGTGCTGGTCGGCCGCGAGGACGAACTGGAGGGCGTCATCGCCGTCGCCGACGAGGTCCGCCCCGGCGCGGCCTGGACGGTCCGGCGGCTCCGCGAGCTGGGCGTCGAGACGGTGATGCTCACGGGCGACGAGGAACGGACCGCCCGCGCCATCGCCGACGAGGTCGGCATCGACCAGGTCCGCGCGGGCCTGCTCCCCGACGAGAAGGTCGACGCCGTCGAGGGACTGCTGGAGGAGTACCCCGACGGCGTGGCCATGGTCGGCGACGGCGTCAACGACGCCCCCGCGCTCGCCACGGCGACCGTCGGCGTCGCCATGGGCGCGGCCGGCACCGACGCCGCCATCGAGACGGCCGACGTCGCGCTGATGGCCGACGACGTGACGAAGCTCCCCTACCTCTCGGAGCTCGCCGCCGACGCCAACGGCATCATCCGGCAGAACATCTGGGCGAGCCTCGGGATGAAGGCCCTGCTGGCCGTCGGCGTGCCGCTCGGATACGTCACCGTCGCGATGGCCGTCCTGCTCGGCGACGCCGGGATGACCGTCGGCGTCACCGGCAACGCGATACGCCTCTCGCAGGTCGAACCGGAGGAGGCCGACGCCGAGCCCGCCCCGGCCTGA